A single genomic interval of Peribacillus sp. FSL H8-0477 harbors:
- the tadA gene encoding tRNA adenosine(34) deaminase TadA, translating into MDDIYFMKQAIEEAMKAKELNEVPIGAVIEIGGEIISRGHNLRETDHNAIAHAELLAIDRACQRLGTWRLEDATLYVTLEPCPMCAGAIIQSRVKRVVFGAHDPKAGCAGTFMNLLQDERFNHQSEVESGVLGDECGRILTDFFRALRERKKTEKARRKAEGISNIIGNQ; encoded by the coding sequence ATGGACGATATATACTTTATGAAGCAAGCGATAGAAGAAGCGATGAAAGCGAAAGAATTAAATGAGGTACCAATTGGAGCTGTTATTGAAATAGGCGGAGAAATTATTTCAAGAGGCCACAATTTACGAGAAACAGACCATAACGCTATCGCACATGCCGAACTGTTGGCAATTGATCGTGCTTGTCAGCGTCTTGGTACCTGGAGATTAGAGGATGCGACTCTCTACGTGACATTAGAGCCGTGTCCAATGTGTGCAGGAGCCATTATACAATCTCGAGTGAAGCGAGTTGTCTTTGGAGCTCATGATCCAAAGGCGGGCTGTGCGGGTACTTTTATGAACTTATTGCAAGATGAACGCTTTAATCATCAAAGTGAAGTAGAAAGTGGAGTTCTTGGAGATGAGTGTGGACGCATACTGACAGATTTTTTCAGGGCTCTTCGTGAACGAAAGAAAACAGAAAAGGCACGTAGAAAGGCAGAAGGCATTTCTAATATAATTGGTAATCAATAA